The following coding sequences are from one Melospiza melodia melodia isolate bMelMel2 unplaced genomic scaffold, bMelMel2.pri scaffold_55, whole genome shotgun sequence window:
- the LOC134413888 gene encoding olfactory receptor 14J1-like: LHYGTLLGSRACAHMAAAAWASGFLNALVHTANTFSLPLCQGNVLGQFFCEIPQILKLSCSKSYLRELGLLVVTSSLSFGCFVFITFSYVQIFRVVVRIPSEQGRHKAFSICLPHLAVVSLFISTAAFACLKPPSISSPSLDLALSVLYSVVPPGS, encoded by the exons ctgcactacgggaccctcctgggcagcagagcttgtgcccacatggcagcagctgcctgggccagtggctttctcaatgctcttgtgcacacagccaatacattttccctgcccctgtgccagggcaatgtcctgggccagttcttctgtgaaatcccccagatcctcaaactctcctgttccaaatcctatctcagggaacttggactTCTTGTGGTTACTAGcagtttatcatttggttgttttgtgttcattactttctcctatgtgcagatcttcagggttgtggtgaggatcccctctgagcagggacggcacaaagccttttccatctgcctccctcacctggctgtggtctccctgttcatcagcactgcagcatttgcctgcctgaagcccccctccatctcctccccatccctggatctggccctgtcagttctgtactcagtggtacctcca GGCTCCTAG